In one window of Henckelia pumila isolate YLH828 chromosome 1, ASM3356847v2, whole genome shotgun sequence DNA:
- the LOC140874528 gene encoding uncharacterized protein, whose amino-acid sequence MIEFMCNGTFEDKNPNEAMEYLESLAENAQNWDNIGSIEPPSKTNNSTNGGGIYHLKDDILFHKHTILVGEIIPILVGGTEKGKFPSQPQPNPKNQNQEKFDQVKSVITLRSGKIVNDPYSEPIEVHNEIPVILGRPFLATSNALINCRNGIMKLSFGNMTLELNVFNLCKQPSINEDEDDNAIETIVEENIHQEFANIVNFLVTNKMPSHWSSQDKNKFLKEVKKFYWDDPYLFKYCPDQIFRRCIPDNEACGGHFSSKKTAAKIFQCGFYWPSLFKDTHSFCKSCENCQKMGSISKRNMMPLNPIMIIEIFDSWGIDFMGPFPLSFGFTYILVAVDYVSKWIEAIACRTNDHKVVIKFLKENIFSRFGIPRAIISDGGSHFINKSFSSLLRKYGITHKVSTPYHPQTNGQMIFFKMLSAGFLN is encoded by the exons atgatagaattcatgtgtaatggaacttttgaagataaaaacccaaatgaagctatggaatatttggagtcattagcagaaaatgctcaaaattgggataatataggctcaattgaaccaccaagtaaaaccaataattcaacaaatgggggtggtatttatcatcttaaagatgat atcctttttcacaaacatacaatcctggttggagaaatcatcccaattttagttggaggaac tgaaaaaggaaaatttccatctcaaccacaacctaatcctaaaaatcaaaatcaagaaaaatttgatcaagtaaaatctgttattactcttagaagtggtaaaatagttaatgatccatatagtg aaccaatagaagtacataacgaaattccagtaatattgggacgtccatttctagcaacttcaaatgctttaattaattgtcgaaatggaataatgaaattgtcttttggaaatatgactttagaacttaatgtgttcaatttatgtaaacaaccaagtattaatgaagatgaagatgataatgcaatagaaacaattgtggaagaaaatatacaccaaga gtttgctaatattgtaaattttcttgtgacaaataaaatgccttctcattggagttcacaagataaaaataaatttttgaaagaggtcaaaaaattttattgggatgatccttatttgtttaagtattgtcctgatcaaatttttcgacgatgcatacccgacaatgag gcatgtggaggtcatttttcgtcaaagaaaacagctgcaaaaatctttcaatgtggattttattggccttctttattcaaagatacacattcattttgcaaatcttgtgaaaattgtcagaaaatgggttcaatttcaaaacgaaacatgatgcctttaaatccaatcatgattattgaaatatttgacagttggggaatagattttatgggtccatttccattatcttttggattcacttatattttagtagctgtcgattatgtttcaaaatggattgaagcaattgcatgtagaactaatgatcataaagttgtgataaaatttttgaaagaaaatatttttagtcgatttggaatacctagagctataataagtgatgggggaagtcattttataaataaatcattttcttcgttgttaagaaaatatggtattacacataaagtttctactccatatcaccctcaaacgaatggtcag ATGATATTCTTCAAGATGCTCTCTGCTGGTTTTCTCAATTGA